The genomic interval CCCGGCACGCCCTGCCGGAGGTGGTCGCCGCGCTGCGCGCGCTGCCCCCGAACTCCCGCCAGACCATCGTGGCGTACCTGTCCGACGGCGACTACCGGTTCGACGTCACGCTCGGCGTGGACAGCGCGGTGGTACGCGTCCACGCCACGCTCCGGGAGGACTGGGCCGCGGGTGGCACCTGGTGGACCAGCCGGGTCGTACGGGTGCGTGGCGCCTCGGCGGGCGACCTTGGGCACCGGGTCGGCGCTCAGGTCGCCGCCGAGGTGACGGCCCTGCGCGGGCGGTTCGCCCGGCTGCTGCGCGAGCACCGCGCCGAGGCGGCCGAGCCGCAGCGCGCCGAGGCGATCGAGTCGCACCGCGCCGGGGCGCCTGAGTCGCACCGCAACCAGCCGACCGGTCCGGGCCGGGTCGGCGCCGGCCGGACCGCCGCCGGGCAGGGCGGTGTGCCGCGGGCCGGGGAGCACGCCCCGGACCGGTCGGGGCATGCCCTCACCTGGGGGTAAATCAACCCGAAATCGGGATCACATCCGCCCGCCATACGTTCGGCGCGCTGGACCGCTTCGACCAGGAGTGGTCTCCCTGTGCGGTACGTGAATCGGGAGGATCCGATGCTACTGACGGCTGGCTCCGTGAGCGAATACATCGTGGAGGTCGAGGAGCGGGGCAGGATCTGGGACCTCGCCCAGGGAGTTGCGGTCGATCCGCTGCTGCACGAGGAACGGGTCCGGCGTTGCGCGGCCCAACTCCCGACCGGGCTGCGCAACGCCCTGGCGGAGTTCGGCGCCGGCGCCTCGGCCTCGGGCTTCCTGCTCATCCGGGGCCTGGAGATCGGTGAGTTGCCGCCGACGCCCGACGGGCACCAGGCGACGCCGCTGACGGCGCACGGCACGACCGGACTGCTCGCGATGGTGGCCGACGCGCTCGGCCGGCTGGTCGGGTACGCGGACGAGAAGAACGGCGCGCTCGTGCACGAGGTGCACCCGGTGCGCAACGAGGAGCACCGGATCGAGAACAGTGGTGCGGTCGCCTTCGACTTCCACACCGAGAACGTGCACCACCCGCTGCGCCCCGACTTCCTCGGCCTGCTCTGCCTGCGCCAGGACCACGAGGGCGTGGCGGCGACCCGGGTCGCCTCGGTGCGCGAGGCGTACCGGTTGCTGACCGAGGAGCAGATCGCGACGCTGCGGCGGTGCGAGTACACCAGTCTGTACCCGACGTCGTTCAGCCGGAACACGCCGGACCGGCCGCGCGCCGAGTCGGGGCCGCACCCGGTGCTCTTCGGCGGCGGGGACTC from Plantactinospora sp. BC1 carries:
- a CDS encoding TauD/TfdA family dioxygenase, with translation MSEYIVEVEERGRIWDLAQGVAVDPLLHEERVRRCAAQLPTGLRNALAEFGAGASASGFLLIRGLEIGELPPTPDGHQATPLTAHGTTGLLAMVADALGRLVGYADEKNGALVHEVHPVRNEEHRIENSGAVAFDFHTENVHHPLRPDFLGLLCLRQDHEGVAATRVASVREAYRLLTEEQIATLRRCEYTSLYPTSFSRNTPDRPRAESGPHPVLFGGGDSLFMRYNSHNTRATSTAGRHALDALAVALEEVARDLVLAPGEMVVLDNHVAAHGRSAFRPRYDGADRWLRRFYSLRAVPRWAEQMSTHARVLPSMDAIAGVL